One window from the genome of Limibacillus sp. encodes:
- a CDS encoding acetoin utilization protein AcuC, translating into MRETASSRYYDPPPGSFPDPRRRPVMIGSEIYRSSSYGSRHPLAIPRVSTVIDLCRALGWLDDGNYIDSPRATPADLGRFHDPAYIAAVQAVEETQQANDFQKQRYNLGVAGNPVYPEVFRRPATAAGASLLAGKLLREGGVIHSPAGGTHHARADSASGFCYFNDPVLAVCSLLDNGCERVFYLDVDAHHGDGVQIAFEQEPRVFTLSVHEDGRWPMQAGRALGGLHDRGGGQARNLPVPPGFNDSEMAYLLEGAILPLIEEFAPDAIVLQCGCDGLEDDPLSRLALSNLALWQVVRAVRRLSPRLLVLGGGGYNPWAVGRCWSGVWAQLNDRPVPERLPEAAEALMRGLTWRHSKGRNPPEEWFTTLADRPKGGPVRPEVRGLAREVLAR; encoded by the coding sequence ATGAGAGAAACCGCGTCCAGCAGGTATTATGACCCGCCGCCCGGCAGCTTTCCCGATCCGCGCCGGCGGCCGGTCATGATCGGGAGCGAGATATACCGCTCATCGAGCTATGGCAGCCGCCATCCATTAGCGATCCCGCGTGTCTCGACCGTCATCGACCTCTGTCGCGCCCTCGGTTGGCTCGACGACGGGAACTACATCGACAGCCCCCGCGCGACGCCCGCTGATCTGGGCCGCTTCCACGACCCGGCCTACATCGCGGCGGTGCAGGCGGTGGAGGAGACCCAGCAGGCCAACGATTTTCAAAAGCAACGCTACAATCTCGGGGTCGCCGGAAATCCGGTGTACCCGGAGGTATTCAGACGGCCTGCGACCGCGGCGGGCGCCTCCCTGCTGGCCGGGAAGCTGCTGCGCGAGGGCGGCGTCATCCACAGTCCGGCCGGCGGGACGCATCATGCGAGAGCGGATAGCGCCAGCGGCTTTTGTTATTTCAACGATCCCGTGCTGGCGGTTTGCAGCCTGCTCGACAACGGCTGCGAGCGGGTCTTCTACCTGGACGTCGACGCGCACCACGGGGACGGCGTGCAGATCGCCTTCGAGCAGGAACCGAGGGTCTTCACCCTGTCTGTCCACGAGGATGGACGCTGGCCCATGCAGGCGGGCCGGGCGCTCGGCGGCTTGCACGACCGGGGCGGAGGACAGGCGCGCAACCTTCCGGTGCCGCCCGGCTTCAACGACAGCGAGATGGCTTACCTGCTGGAAGGGGCGATTCTGCCGCTCATTGAGGAGTTCGCACCCGATGCGATTGTTCTGCAATGCGGCTGCGACGGCCTCGAGGACGACCCGCTGAGCCGCCTGGCGCTCTCCAATCTTGCGCTCTGGCAGGTGGTGCGAGCGGTCCGGCGGCTGTCGCCCCGTCTGCTGGTCCTGGGCGGCGGAGGCTACAATCCCTGGGCCGTGGGCCGGTGCTGGAGCGGGGTCTGGGCCCAGCTCAACGACCGCCCGGTTCCCGAACGTCTGCCCGAAGCGGCCGAGGCCCTCATGCGGGGTCTGACCTGGCGCCACAGCAAGGGCCGCAATCCCCCGGAGGAATGGTTCACGACGCTGGCCGACAGGCCCAAGGGCGGTCCGGTGCGCCCGGAGGTGAGGGGGCTGGCGCGGGAGGTTCTGGCGAGGTGA
- a CDS encoding DUF192 domain-containing protein — translation MKLSRRIFLFAIFALWALPLAAQQPEDRPAFNRDRIVVETLEGERFGFLVELAVTPRQQAFGLMHQRALRPDEGMLFLNDPPRKASFWMKNTLIPLDMLFVAEDGTIEKIAERVPPRSLDTVESDGPARAVLEINGGLSEQLGITPGSKVLYKAFGTGLEP, via the coding sequence ATGAAGCTCTCACGCCGAATTTTTCTCTTTGCGATTTTTGCACTTTGGGCTCTGCCGCTGGCGGCGCAGCAGCCTGAGGACCGCCCGGCCTTCAACCGGGACCGGATCGTGGTGGAAACGCTCGAGGGAGAGCGCTTCGGTTTCCTCGTTGAGTTGGCCGTCACGCCCCGCCAGCAGGCCTTCGGTCTGATGCATCAGCGGGCCCTGCGACCCGATGAGGGCATGCTTTTCCTCAACGATCCGCCGCGCAAGGCCAGCTTCTGGATGAAGAACACCCTGATCCCGCTCGACATGCTTTTCGTGGCCGAGGACGGGACCATTGAAAAGATCGCCGAACGCGTGCCGCCGCGCAGCCTTGATACCGTCGAATCAGACGGTCCGGCGCGCGCCGTGCTGGAAATCAATGGCGGATTGAGCGAGCAGCTTGGCATCACGCCCGGCTCGAAGGTTCTCTACAAGGCGTTCGGAACGGGCCTGGAGCCATAG
- a CDS encoding ETC complex I subunit — MQVRIYQPPKTTMQSGRARSDRWLLEFEPGAKREIEPLMGWTSAKETRHQVRLWFDSREQAVAYAEKHGLMYSVEEPKTRTIKPKAYADNFAFSRLGRWTH; from the coding sequence ATGCAGGTTCGTATCTACCAGCCGCCCAAGACCACCATGCAATCCGGCCGCGCGCGCAGCGACCGCTGGCTCCTGGAGTTCGAGCCCGGCGCAAAGCGCGAGATCGAACCGCTGATGGGCTGGACCTCGGCCAAGGAAACCCGCCACCAGGTCCGGCTCTGGTTCGACAGCCGCGAACAGGCGGTGGCCTACGCCGAAAAGCACGGCCTTATGTACAGCGTGGAAGAGCCCAAGACCCGCACCATCAAGCCCAAGGCCTACGCCGACAACTTCGCCTTCAGCAGACTGGGGCGCTGGACCCACTGA
- the hisI gene encoding phosphoribosyl-AMP cyclohydrolase, translated as MTDVSYSLPETLASEIAFDARGLVPAIAQQHDSGEILMMAWMSAESLAETLETGQVTYWSRSRQALWRKGESSGNVQKLVELRVDCDGDTLLLLVDQTGPACHTGAHNCFFRTWKDGALAE; from the coding sequence ATGACCGACGTAAGCTACAGCCTGCCGGAAACCCTGGCGTCAGAGATCGCCTTCGACGCCCGCGGGCTCGTGCCCGCCATCGCCCAGCAGCACGACAGCGGCGAGATCCTGATGATGGCCTGGATGAGCGCCGAATCGCTCGCCGAAACGCTGGAGACGGGACAGGTGACCTACTGGTCGCGCTCCCGCCAGGCGCTCTGGCGTAAGGGAGAGAGCTCCGGGAACGTCCAGAAACTGGTCGAACTGCGCGTAGACTGCGACGGCGACACCCTGCTCCTCCTGGTCGACCAGACCGGCCCCGCCTGCCACACCGGCGCCCACAACTGCTTCTTCCGGACCTGGAAGGATGGCGCGCTGGCGGAGTGA
- the metC gene encoding cystathionine beta-lyase translates to MTRKTRDRLLTRLQRSGRHPEDWDGSLNVPLHRASTIAFESIGDYEKRPPRGSGRASYGVSGTRTHFAFQEAISELEGAADSITLSSGLAAVTMALQVFVEAGDHILVTDSIYFPGRRFCDRVLKRYGVETTYYDPLIGAGIEDLVRPNTKLIYMESPGSATFEVQDVPALVEVAKRHGIRTAFDNTWATPVYFRPIEFGVDVSIQAGTKYIGGHADIMLGYLSLAPEVATQVVHETLYHGHCCGVEEAYLGLRGLRSLAPRLAQHGASALKVARWLEARPEVARVLYPPLESDPGHALWQRDFEGGTGLLGAVLAEPYGKDAVAAMIDGYELFEIGASWGGFASLAVTAYPEKYRLPGGWEAPGPLIRYHIGLEDPDDLIADLEAGFQRLTQASGAT, encoded by the coding sequence ATGACCCGAAAGACCCGTGACCGCCTTCTAACACGCTTGCAGCGCAGCGGCCGGCACCCCGAAGACTGGGACGGCTCGCTCAACGTTCCGCTGCACAGGGCCTCCACCATCGCGTTCGAGAGCATCGGCGACTATGAGAAGCGCCCGCCCCGCGGTTCAGGCCGCGCCAGCTACGGCGTTTCCGGCACGCGCACCCACTTCGCCTTTCAAGAAGCGATCAGCGAGTTGGAGGGTGCGGCCGACAGCATCACCCTCTCCTCCGGTCTGGCTGCGGTCACCATGGCCCTCCAGGTCTTCGTGGAGGCGGGCGACCATATCCTGGTGACCGACAGCATCTACTTTCCGGGCCGCCGTTTTTGCGACCGCGTCCTAAAGCGCTACGGGGTCGAAACCACTTACTACGATCCGCTGATCGGCGCCGGCATCGAAGATCTGGTCCGGCCGAACACCAAGCTCATCTACATGGAATCGCCAGGCTCGGCGACCTTCGAGGTTCAGGATGTCCCCGCCCTCGTCGAGGTCGCCAAGCGCCATGGCATCCGCACGGCCTTCGACAACACCTGGGCGACGCCGGTCTATTTCCGCCCCATCGAATTCGGCGTGGACGTCTCCATTCAGGCCGGAACCAAATACATTGGGGGCCATGCGGACATCATGCTCGGCTATCTCTCCCTGGCGCCCGAGGTGGCGACGCAGGTGGTGCACGAGACGCTCTACCATGGACACTGCTGCGGCGTTGAGGAGGCTTACCTCGGGCTGCGCGGCCTGCGCTCCCTGGCGCCCCGCCTGGCGCAGCACGGCGCTTCGGCCTTGAAGGTCGCCCGCTGGCTGGAAGCGCGGCCGGAGGTCGCACGCGTGCTCTATCCGCCGCTCGAAAGCGATCCGGGCCACGCCCTTTGGCAGCGCGACTTCGAAGGCGGGACCGGGTTGCTGGGCGCCGTGCTCGCCGAGCCGTACGGCAAGGACGCCGTGGCCGCGATGATCGACGGCTACGAGCTTTTCGAGATCGGGGCCAGTTGGGGCGGCTTCGCCAGCCTTGCCGTCACCGCCTATCCGGAGAAATATCGCCTGCCGGGCGGTTGGGAGGCACCGGGCCCCCTGATCCGCTACCATATAGGTCTGGAGGACCCGGACGATCTCATCGCCGATCTGGAAGCGGGATTCCAGCGGCTGACCCAAGCGAGTGGAGCGACATGA